A genomic segment from Oncorhynchus tshawytscha isolate Ot180627B unplaced genomic scaffold, Otsh_v2.0 Un_contig_3458_pilon_pilon, whole genome shotgun sequence encodes:
- the LOC112239805 gene encoding zinc finger protein OZF isoform X2: MDRQKASLSPSTLQESPSTLQESPGHPPLRTLLLVLVDCRKTPGQSGTERLEEEHGDMISLRDIPYRCSLSGRGLSSGEPQQHHDADKKEKSLSRSKHRHRGRGKKPQHCSVCGKSFAKQDLTIHEQIHPGEKPFHCSQCGKSFTASKTLKSHQRIHTGERPYPCFDCEKCFKRSGFQTTQKHTGPPYSCDQCGKRFNPSGDLTIHQRIHTGEKPYSCDQCGKSFNQLVHLTIHQRIHTGEKPYSCDQCGKSFSRSGDLTTHQRIHTGEKPYSCDQCGKSFSRSGDLTTHQRIHTGEKPYSCDQCEKSFRTSDHLTIHQRIHTGEKPYSCDQCGKSFSRSGDLTEHQRIHTGEKPYSCDQCGKSFNQSGHLTKHQRIHTGEKPYSCDQCGKSFNESGNLTKHQRIHTGEKPYSCDQCGKSFSRSGDLTTHQRIHTGEKPYSCDQCGKSFALDFTLTTHQRIHTGEKPYSCDQCGKSFNESGNLTKHQRIHTGEKPYSCDQCGKSFSRSGDLTTHQRIHTGEKPYSCLCGKSFAHSGSLKKHQDARICCFLSPSSPAPVSDL; the protein is encoded by the exons ATGGATCGG CAAAAGGCTAGCctgtccccctccaccctccaggagtccccctccaccctccaggaGTCCCCAGGTCATCCGCCTCTCCGTACTTTACTGCTGGTTCTGGTCGACTGCAGGAAAACACCGGGGCAGAGTGGAACTGAGAGACTAGAAGAGGAACATGGAGATATGATTTCATTAA GGGACATCCCTTATCGTTGCTCTCTAAGTGGGAGGGGCTTAtcatctggggagcctcaacaacatcatgatgctgacaagaaagagaagagtctctccagatcgAAACACCGGcatagaggtagagggaagaaaCCTCAACACTGCTCTgtctgtgggaagagttttgctaaACAAGACTTGACTATTCATGAGCAAATTCACCCCGGAGAGAAACCGTTCCACTGCTCTCAGTGCGGGAAGAGTTTCACTGCATCTAAAACTTTAAAATCTCATCAGAGAATTCATACAGGGGAGAGGCCTTATCCCTGCTTTGATTGTGAGAAATGCTTCAAACGATCAGGATTCCAGactacacaaaaacacacaggaccgccttatagctgtgatcagtgtgggaagagattCAATCCATCAGGAGACCTGACTATacaccaacgcatacacacaggagagaagccttatagctgtgatcagtgtgggaagagcttcaatcaATTAGTACACCTGACTATacaccaacgcatacacacaggagagaagccttatagctgtgatcagtgtgggaagagcttcagtcGATCAGGAGACCTGACTACacaccaacgcatacacacaggagagaagccttatagctgtgatcagtgtgggaagagcttcagtcGATCAGGAGACCTGACTACacaccaacgcatacacacaggagagaagccttatagctgtgatcagtgtgagaAGAGTTTCAGGACGTCAGATCACCTGACTATACACCAACGcatac acacaggagagaagccttatagctgtgatcagtgtgggaagagcttcagtcGATCAGGAGACCTGACTGAacaccaacgcatacacacaggagagaagccttatagctgtgatcagtgtgggaagagcttcaatcaATCAGGACACCTGACTAAacaccaacgcatacacacaggagagaagccttatagctgtgatcagtgtgggaagagcttcaatgAATCAGGAAACCTGACTAAacaccaacgcatacacacaggagagaagccttatagctgtgatcagtgtgggaagagcttcagtcGATCAGGAGACCTGACTACacaccaacgcatacacacaggagagaagccttatagctgtgatcagtgtggaaagagttttgctCTAGATTTCACCCTGACTACACACCAACgcatacacactggagagaaaccttatagctgtgatcagtgtgggaagagcttcaatgAATCAGGAAACCTGACTAAacaccaacgcatacacacaggagagaagccttatagctgtgatcagtgtgggaagagcttcagtcGATCAGGAGACCTGACTACACACCAGcgaatacacactggagagaaaccttattcCTGTCTATGTGGAAAGAGCTTTGCTCATTCCGGGTCACTGAAAAAACACCAGGATGCACGAATATGTTGTTttttatctccctcctctccggcACCAGTTTCAGATCTCTAA
- the LOC112239805 gene encoding zinc finger protein 271 isoform X1, producing the protein MDRQKASLSPSTLQESPSTLQESPGHPPLRTLLLVLVDCRKTPGQSGTERLEEEHGDMISLRDIPYRCSLSGRGLSSGEPQQHHDADKKEKSLSRSKHRHRGRGKKPQHCSVCGKSFAKQDLTIHEQIHPGEKPFHCSQCGKSFTASKTLKSHQRIHTGERPYPCFDCEKCFKRSGFQTTQKHTGPPYSCDQCGKRFNPSGDLTIHQRIHTGEKPYSCDQCGKSFNQLVHLTIHQRIHTGEKPYSCDQCGKSFSRSGDLTTHQRIHTGEKPYSCDQCGKSFSRSGDLTTHQRIHTGEKPYSCDQCEKSFRTSDHLTIHQRIHTGEKPYSCDQCEKSFRTSDHLTIHQRIHTGEKPYSCDQCGKSFSRSGDLTEHQRIHTGEKPYSCDQCGKSFNQSGHLTKHQRIHTGEKPYSCDQCGKSFNESGNLTKHQRIHTGEKPYSCDQCGKSFSRSGDLTTHQRIHTGEKPYSCDQCGKSFALDFTLTTHQRIHTGEKPYSCDQCGKSFNESGNLTKHQRIHTGEKPYSCDQCGKSFSRSGDLTTHQRIHTGEKPYSCLCGKSFAHSGSLKKHQDARICCFLSPSSPAPVSDL; encoded by the exons ATGGATCGG CAAAAGGCTAGCctgtccccctccaccctccaggagtccccctccaccctccaggaGTCCCCAGGTCATCCGCCTCTCCGTACTTTACTGCTGGTTCTGGTCGACTGCAGGAAAACACCGGGGCAGAGTGGAACTGAGAGACTAGAAGAGGAACATGGAGATATGATTTCATTAA GGGACATCCCTTATCGTTGCTCTCTAAGTGGGAGGGGCTTAtcatctggggagcctcaacaacatcatgatgctgacaagaaagagaagagtctctccagatcgAAACACCGGcatagaggtagagggaagaaaCCTCAACACTGCTCTgtctgtgggaagagttttgctaaACAAGACTTGACTATTCATGAGCAAATTCACCCCGGAGAGAAACCGTTCCACTGCTCTCAGTGCGGGAAGAGTTTCACTGCATCTAAAACTTTAAAATCTCATCAGAGAATTCATACAGGGGAGAGGCCTTATCCCTGCTTTGATTGTGAGAAATGCTTCAAACGATCAGGATTCCAGactacacaaaaacacacaggaccgccttatagctgtgatcagtgtgggaagagattCAATCCATCAGGAGACCTGACTATacaccaacgcatacacacaggagagaagccttatagctgtgatcagtgtgggaagagcttcaatcaATTAGTACACCTGACTATacaccaacgcatacacacaggagagaagccttatagctgtgatcagtgtgggaagagcttcagtcGATCAGGAGACCTGACTACacaccaacgcatacacacaggagagaagccttatagctgtgatcagtgtgggaagagcttcagtcGATCAGGAGACCTGACTACacaccaacgcatacacacaggagagaagccttatagctgtgatcagtgtgagaAGAGTTTCAGGACGTCAGATCACCTGACTATACACCAACGcatacatacaggagagaagccttatagctgtgatcagtgtgagaAGAGTTTCAGGACGTCAGATCACCTGACTATacaccaacgcatacacacaggagagaagccttatagctgtgatcagtgtgggaagagcttcagtcGATCAGGAGACCTGACTGAacaccaacgcatacacacaggagagaagccttatagctgtgatcagtgtgggaagagcttcaatcaATCAGGACACCTGACTAAacaccaacgcatacacacaggagagaagccttatagctgtgatcagtgtgggaagagcttcaatgAATCAGGAAACCTGACTAAacaccaacgcatacacacaggagagaagccttatagctgtgatcagtgtgggaagagcttcagtcGATCAGGAGACCTGACTACacaccaacgcatacacacaggagagaagccttatagctgtgatcagtgtggaaagagttttgctCTAGATTTCACCCTGACTACACACCAACgcatacacactggagagaaaccttatagctgtgatcagtgtgggaagagcttcaatgAATCAGGAAACCTGACTAAacaccaacgcatacacacaggagagaagccttatagctgtgatcagtgtgggaagagcttcagtcGATCAGGAGACCTGACTACACACCAGcgaatacacactggagagaaaccttattcCTGTCTATGTGGAAAGAGCTTTGCTCATTCCGGGTCACTGAAAAAACACCAGGATGCACGAATATGTTGTTttttatctccctcctctccggcACCAGTTTCAGATCTCTAA